In Gemella haemolysans ATCC 10379, the genomic window TGAAGTGACTGTAAACAATCATACAGGTGTAACTTATGCTGCGAAAGTTTATATAAATGGTGTTCATTTCGAAAGTTTTAGAGGAGATGGATTATGTATAAGTACACCAACTGGTTCAACTGCTTATAATAAGAGCTTAGGTGGTGCTGTAATTCACCCACAATTGCCCTTGTATCAGGTAACAGAAATAGCAGCTCTAAATAATCTTGTTTATAGGACACTGGGGAATCCATTAATCTTATCTCAAAATGATGAGCTGATGATTAAACCTATAAGACCGGAAAATCATCGTATTACTGTAGATCACATGCATTATAATTATGATAGTGTAGCTAAAATAAAAATAACTTTGTCGAAAGAGAAGAAGGTTTCATTTATTCGTTATAATGAAGATAGCTTCTGGCAAAGAGTAAAGAGATCGTTTATTAAAAATGACTAATATTGTCTTAAAATATACTATTAAAGAAGAACAAATTTTAAGGGAGTTTTTATTAGAAAATAGCATTTCTAGAAAAACTTTAACAAGAATAAAGTTTGATAGTGATGGAAGTATAAAAGTAAATGGTAAAGAAGAGAATGTCAGATATCTTCTGAAAAAAAATGATATTGTAGAGATTACTTTACCGAGTGAAAATTTTAGTGAATTTGTTAGATTTATTGATAAAGATATTAATATTATCTATGAAGATGCATATTTTTTAATTGTAAATAAAGAGATTAACCTACCTTCAATACCATCTAGAAACCTTGAAGACGAATCACTTCTTGAGATAGTAAATTACTATTTTAAAAAGAAAAATATTAATACAATTCCTCATATTGTAACACGTCTTGATAAGAATACATCAGGATTGGTGTTAATAGCTAAACATAGACATGTCCAT contains:
- a CDS encoding NAD kinase, whose product is MLKGKFSVEVRQDEISEKIGLQLKEFLLSSHLTEDVENPDYVFAIGGDGTVLRTFNKYMDKLDTVKFLSIHTGHLGFYTDYSVQNYEKIFFDILALTPKIEEYPLLRVKAYCSNGDLVSDYYSLNEVTVNNHTGVTYAAKVYINGVHFESFRGDGLCISTPTGSTAYNKSLGGAVIHPQLPLYQVTEIAALNNLVYRTLGNPLILSQNDELMIKPIRPENHRITVDHMHYNYDSVAKIKITLSKEKKVSFIRYNEDSFWQRVKRSFIKND
- a CDS encoding RluA family pseudouridine synthase, with the translated sequence MTNIVLKYTIKEEQILREFLLENSISRKTLTRIKFDSDGSIKVNGKEENVRYLLKKNDIVEITLPSENFSEFVRFIDKDINIIYEDAYFLIVNKEINLPSIPSRNLEDESLLEIVNYYFKKKNINTIPHIVTRLDKNTSGLVLIAKHRHVHALFSNMEIDKFYTALVSGKVKDNEIIEAPIRRVTSSIIEREVGEGGEFAKTEYWLDDYIVDKDISVVKLKLYTGRTHQIRVHMKYKDYPLLGDELYGGDVSNISRQALHCTNLKFIHPITDEVVNVRADLPEDIISIIKHNE